A DNA window from Hordeum vulgare subsp. vulgare chromosome 1H, MorexV3_pseudomolecules_assembly, whole genome shotgun sequence contains the following coding sequences:
- the LOC123407105 gene encoding benzyl alcohol O-benzoyltransferase-like: MQATSESYRNGRPKPSQERDACAMVLSFVVRRRELELIRPASPTPREVKRLSDVDDQGTLRANVRGFFFYRGVLRGGSGDDPVGAIRRALSEALVHYYPFAGRLRELEGRKLVVDCTGEGVTFVEADADVRFTDLEVAAGPGLTPPFPCVDELAFDADGVSGGILGCPLVLIQVTRLLCGGFIVGHRFNHTMCDAQGIVMFMNAVAELARGLPCPTVAPTWSRDLLDARNPPVPSFPHREYDDVVAPLPPSTGDMVMRSFLFGPSDVAAMKKSLPPGLRDTATSFEVLAAFLWRARTAALALRSDEETRLVTVVNMRRHVGLGLPAGYYGYACANPTVVMAAGSLLSRPMGDVVELVREAKASVTAEYARSMVDYLVLHGRPALAAANLFTLTDLRRIGFDRVDFGWGEPVYAGAARSMLWVSSLITVKNGGGQNVVAVPVALPRLAMERFASEIEKLAKI; this comes from the exons ATGCAAGCAACGAGCGAATCGTACAGGAACGGACGACCGAAGCCAAGCCAAGAACGCGACGCGTGCGCCATGGTGCTCTCCTTCGTCGTGCGCCGCCGCGAGCTGGAGCTCATCCGCCCAGCCTCGCCTACGCCGCGGGAGGTCAAGCGCCTCTCCGACGTCGACGACCAAGGGACCCTGCGGGCGAACGTTCGCGGCTTCTTCTTCTACCGCGGCGTGCTGCGTGGCGGGTCTGGCGACGACCCGGTGGGCGCCATCCGCCGAGCCTTGTCGGAGGCGTTGGTGCACTACTACCCGTTCGCTGGGCGACTCCGCGAGCTGGAAGGCCGGAAGCTGGTCGTGGACTGCACCGGCGAGGGGGTCACGTTCGTAGAGGCAGACGCTGACGTTCGGTTCACGGACCTCGAGGTGGCCGCCGGGCCTGGGCTGACGCCGCCGTTCCCGTGCGTGGACGAGCTCGCCTTCGACGCGGACGGCGTCAGCGGCGGCATACTCGGCTGCCCCTTGGTGCTCATTCAG GTGACGCGGCTCCTGTGCGGCGGCTTCATCGTGGGGCATCGCTTCAACCACACCATGTGCGACGCCCAGGGCATCGTGATGTTCATGAACGCCGTCGCCGAGCTCGCGCGAGGCCTCCCCTGTCCGACCGTGGCGCCAACGTGGTCCCGTGATCTTCTCGACGCACGAAACCCTCCGGTGCCGTCGTTCCCGCACCGCGAGTACGACGATGTCGTGGCGCCCCTGCCGCCATCAACCGGCGACATGGTCATGCGCTCCTTCCTGTTCGGCCCTTCCGACGTCGCCGCGATGAAGAAATCCCTTCCGCCTGGTCTCCGCGACACGGCCACGAGCTTCGAGGTGCTGGCAGCGTTCTTGTGGCGCGCACGCACGGCGGCGCTGGCTCTCCGGTCGGACGAGGAGACGCGGCTTGTGACCGTCGTCAACATGAGGAGACACGTCGGTCTAGGCCTGCCCGCCGGCTACTACGGTTACGCCTGCGCCAACCCGACGGTGGTGATGGCCGCCGGGTCGTTGCTGAGCCGCCCGATGGGAGATGTGGTGGAGCTGGTTCGGGAGGCGAAGGCGTCGGTGACGGCCGAGTACGCGCGTTCCATGGTAGACTACCTGGTGCTGCACGGGCGGCCTGCGTTGGCCGCGGCGAACCTGTTCACCCTCACCGACCTCAGGCGCATAGGCTTCGATCGTGTGGACTTCGGCTGGGGCGAGCCGGTGTATGCCGGCGCGGCCAGATCAATGCTCTGGGTGAGCTCGTTGATTACCGTCAAGAACGGCGGCGGGCAGAATGTGGTGGCCGTGCCGGTCGCGCTGCCGAGGCTGGCCATGGAGCGGTTCGCGTCCGAGATCGAGAAGTTGGCCAAGATTTAG